From the Synechococcus sp. HK05 genome, one window contains:
- the aroQ gene encoding type II 3-dehydroquinate dehydratase: protein MRVLLLNGPNLNLLGLREPGLYGADTLEAIEAELSRQAAGLGVALECFQSNHEGALVDRIHAARGHADGILINAGAFTHTSIALRDALLGVAIPYVELHLSNVHAREPFRHHSYLADKALGVICGFGPASYGLALQGLVQRLRAEAAA, encoded by the coding sequence ATGCGGGTATTGCTGCTGAATGGACCCAACCTCAACCTGCTGGGGTTGCGGGAGCCAGGCCTTTACGGCGCTGACACCTTGGAGGCCATCGAGGCGGAGTTGAGCCGTCAGGCGGCCGGGCTCGGCGTGGCACTGGAGTGCTTCCAGAGCAACCACGAGGGCGCCCTGGTGGATCGCATCCATGCGGCCCGCGGCCATGCCGACGGGATCTTGATCAATGCCGGCGCCTTCACCCACACCTCGATTGCCCTGCGCGATGCACTGCTGGGAGTGGCAATTCCCTACGTAGAGCTTCACCTGAGCAACGTGCATGCCCGTGAGCCCTTCCGCCATCACTCCTATTTGGCCGACAAGGCCCTGGGCGTGATCTGTGGCTTTGGACCCGCCAGCTACGGCCTAGCGCTGCAAGGCCTGGTGCAGCGTCTGCGCGCCGAGGCCGCGGCATGA
- a CDS encoding aldehyde dehydrogenase family protein produces the protein MLLSTSIAAMRQPVSDGVTGPRRWRLEQLERLERAIAERRDAVLSALASDLGKPPVEAYFELVAVQQEIQLVRSRLRRWMAPRPVGLPVFLQPGRAEVIREPLGCVLVIGPWNYPFLLSLQPLVSALAAGNTVVLKPSEHAPATSALIADLIQAAFPSTTVQVVQGDGPVAQALLQERFDHIFFTGGERVGRLVMEAAARHLTPVTLELGGKSPAVVLRDADLEVSARRLVWGKCLNAGQTCIAPDYLLVDEAVEAPLIQQLSARISQCFGADPLASADLGCLVNQAQFDRLHGLLEGARSRGQVLFGGQSDPSRRRIAPTLIQVDNLDDPLMQDELFGPLLPVLRVNGLNEAIERINQRPKPLALYLFSKQREAQDQILQRTSSGGVCFNDVVMQVGVPDLPFGGVGNSGMGTYHGEAGFRTFSHERSVLRRPFRLDVPFRYPPYAGKLPLVRRVLG, from the coding sequence ATGCTGCTTTCCACCTCCATTGCCGCCATGCGGCAGCCCGTGAGCGACGGTGTCACCGGGCCGCGCCGCTGGCGCCTCGAGCAACTCGAGCGCCTCGAGCGCGCCATCGCCGAGCGGCGGGATGCCGTGCTCTCGGCCTTGGCGAGCGATCTCGGCAAACCACCAGTGGAGGCCTACTTCGAGCTGGTGGCGGTGCAGCAGGAAATCCAGCTAGTGCGCAGCCGCCTGCGCCGCTGGATGGCACCGCGGCCCGTGGGTCTGCCGGTCTTCCTGCAGCCCGGCCGCGCCGAGGTGATCCGGGAGCCCCTGGGCTGCGTGCTGGTGATCGGCCCCTGGAACTACCCCTTCCTGCTCAGCCTGCAACCGCTGGTGAGTGCCCTGGCAGCAGGCAACACCGTGGTGCTCAAACCGTCTGAGCACGCTCCGGCCACCAGCGCCCTGATCGCCGATCTGATCCAGGCGGCCTTTCCCAGCACCACGGTGCAGGTGGTGCAAGGCGATGGCCCCGTGGCCCAAGCGCTGCTGCAGGAGCGCTTCGATCACATCTTTTTCACTGGCGGCGAACGGGTCGGCCGGCTGGTGATGGAAGCGGCAGCGCGCCACCTCACCCCGGTGACGCTCGAGCTGGGTGGCAAGAGCCCTGCTGTGGTGCTGCGGGATGCCGATCTGGAGGTGAGCGCCCGGCGGCTGGTGTGGGGCAAATGCCTCAATGCAGGTCAAACCTGCATCGCCCCGGACTACCTGCTGGTGGACGAGGCGGTGGAAGCACCACTGATCCAACAACTCAGCGCGCGCATCAGCCAGTGCTTTGGCGCGGATCCCCTGGCCTCAGCGGATCTGGGCTGCCTTGTGAATCAGGCTCAGTTCGATCGGCTGCATGGCCTGCTGGAGGGTGCCCGCAGCCGCGGCCAGGTGCTCTTCGGCGGCCAGAGCGACCCCAGCCGGCGGCGGATCGCCCCCACCTTGATCCAGGTGGACAACCTGGACGATCCCCTGATGCAGGACGAACTCTTCGGCCCGCTTCTACCGGTGCTGCGCGTGAACGGCCTGAACGAGGCGATCGAACGGATCAACCAACGCCCCAAACCTCTGGCGCTGTATCTCTTCAGCAAGCAACGCGAGGCCCAGGATCAAATCCTGCAGCGCACCAGCTCCGGCGGCGTGTGCTTCAACGATGTGGTGATGCAAGTGGGCGTGCCGGACCTGCCCTTCGGTGGGGTGGGCAACAGCGGCATGGGCACGTATCACGGTGAAGCCGGATTCCGCACGTTCTCGCACGAACGCAGCGTGCTGCGCCGGCCCTTCCGGCTGGACGTTCCGTTCCGCTACCCGCCCTATGCCGGCAAGCTGCCGCTGGTGCGCCGCGTCCTGGGCTGA
- a CDS encoding response regulator transcription factor, with protein MTASPSTTSQVLRCLIVEDQVMFLQLLRSMLEAIPGLRVVASATTQADAIAFCRSANPPDLVILDLALPDGDGLAVAEALADHHPNPQVVVLSGQASSFVCPAALQPLIAGVVDKTSAFHQLTSVLERCLPQSSEPLTRRQQEIYGLIGQGLTNKEIAKATNLSIATVETHRKAIAQKLGVSGAELVRQASLLGRLNNAEA; from the coding sequence ATGACGGCATCACCATCCACCACGTCTCAGGTTTTGCGCTGCCTGATCGTGGAAGACCAGGTGATGTTCCTGCAGCTGCTCCGCTCGATGCTGGAGGCCATCCCCGGCCTGCGGGTGGTGGCATCAGCCACCACCCAAGCCGATGCCATCGCCTTCTGCCGCAGTGCAAACCCACCTGATCTCGTGATCCTTGATCTGGCCCTACCCGACGGCGATGGACTCGCTGTCGCCGAAGCCTTAGCGGACCACCACCCGAACCCCCAGGTGGTGGTGCTCTCCGGCCAGGCCAGCAGCTTTGTCTGCCCGGCGGCGCTGCAGCCCCTGATCGCCGGCGTGGTGGACAAAACCTCGGCCTTCCATCAGCTCACCAGCGTGCTGGAGCGCTGCCTGCCCCAGAGCAGCGAACCCCTCACCCGCCGCCAGCAGGAGATCTACGGTCTGATCGGCCAAGGCCTCACCAACAAGGAAATCGCCAAGGCCACCAACCTCTCCATCGCCACGGTGGAAACCCACCGCAAGGCCATCGCCCAGAAGCTGGGGGTGAGCGGTGCTGAGCTGGTACGGCAGGCCTCGCTGCTGGGCCGCCTCAACAACGCGGAGGCCTGA
- the cobI gene encoding precorrin-2 C(20)-methyltransferase yields the protein MGVGPGDPALLTVAAVRAIEAADVVTYPVARLEAEGMAARIAAPWIGPEQRRLPLLFPMVVEAEPRRQAWHAAAAALAAEVRAQRRVVLLCEGDSSLYASCSYVLLALAEREPDVPVRVIPGITAAAAAAAAASSAGMPWPLALQQEPLWIRPTPETQPELEQLLEQASAAGAVLALLKLGHRWSWVQPLLAERGLLEQSLFAQRVGWPDQLLARAAAVSPAEQPYFSLLLIRQGWPAVLP from the coding sequence GTGGGGGTGGGGCCCGGAGATCCTGCGTTGCTCACCGTGGCTGCCGTGCGTGCGATCGAGGCCGCTGATGTGGTGACCTACCCGGTGGCACGGCTGGAGGCAGAGGGCATGGCCGCGCGGATTGCCGCCCCCTGGATTGGCCCCGAGCAGCGACGCCTGCCGTTGCTGTTCCCGATGGTGGTGGAGGCGGAGCCGCGCCGGCAGGCCTGGCATGCGGCGGCCGCGGCTTTGGCGGCTGAGGTGCGCGCCCAGCGCCGGGTGGTGCTGCTGTGCGAGGGCGATAGCTCGCTCTACGCCAGTTGTTCCTACGTGCTCTTGGCCTTGGCGGAGCGGGAGCCGGATGTGCCGGTGCGGGTGATTCCGGGCATCACCGCCGCGGCCGCGGCGGCAGCCGCCGCGTCGAGTGCGGGCATGCCCTGGCCGTTGGCCTTGCAGCAGGAACCGCTCTGGATCCGCCCCACCCCTGAAACTCAGCCGGAGTTAGAGCAGCTCCTCGAGCAGGCCTCTGCCGCTGGAGCGGTGTTGGCGCTGCTGAAGCTGGGGCACCGCTGGAGTTGGGTGCAGCCGTTGCTGGCGGAACGAGGGCTGCTGGAGCAGAGCCTGTTTGCCCAGCGGGTGGGCTGGCCTGATCAGCTGTTGGCCAGGGCGGCGGCGGTCAGCCCCGCCGAGCAGCCCTATTTTTCGCTGTTATTGATCCGCCAGGGCTGGCCGGCGGTGTTGCCCTGA
- a CDS encoding acireductone dioxygenase: protein MSHLQIFPASGSHPLPSFASNDPALIAAELAERGIGFERWPAHQELPAGASADAVLTAYAAEIARVQSRGTYPTVDAIRMTPDHPDRAALRQKFLAEHTHAEDEVRFFVEGEGLFCLHIDNEVLQVLCTADDWISVPAGTKHWFDMGSAPTFCAIRFFDNPEGWVAQFTGDAIAERYPLLA from the coding sequence ATGAGTCATCTGCAGATCTTTCCGGCCAGCGGCAGCCACCCGCTCCCCAGCTTTGCCAGCAACGACCCAGCGCTGATTGCTGCTGAGCTAGCCGAACGAGGCATCGGCTTTGAACGCTGGCCGGCCCACCAGGAGTTGCCTGCAGGCGCCAGTGCCGATGCCGTTTTGACCGCCTACGCCGCAGAGATCGCGCGGGTGCAGTCCAGAGGCACCTATCCCACTGTGGATGCGATCCGGATGACGCCCGACCATCCCGATCGCGCAGCGCTGCGCCAGAAGTTTCTGGCCGAACACACCCACGCGGAAGACGAAGTGCGCTTCTTTGTGGAGGGCGAGGGTCTGTTCTGCCTGCACATCGACAACGAGGTGCTGCAGGTGCTTTGCACAGCCGATGACTGGATCAGCGTTCCGGCCGGCACCAAGCATTGGTTCGACATGGGCAGCGCCCCGACGTTCTGCGCCATCCGCTTCTTCGACAACCCCGAAGGCTGGGTGGCCCAGTTCACCGGCGATGCGATCGCCGAGCGCTATCCGCTGCTGGCCTAA
- a CDS encoding LysM peptidoglycan-binding domain-containing protein, whose product MRRRSAAALALALLLPLPGLAGEVVVKPGETLSEIAERYGTSVQRLMQLNNLRSPQDLWAGSRIQVPGAGGASTSGGGSGNYTVKPGETLSEIAERYGTSVQRLMQLNNLRSPQDLWAGSRIQVPGAGGASSGGTRTTTVKANYTVKPGETLSELAERYGTSVQRLMELNNLRSPQDLWAGSRIQVPVTRTTAAAAPKPAVNKNATQHKVQSGESLSVIANRYGVSLQNLIAINGISDPNQVVVGQTIKLRGTPKPAPKPAAKPVAAKPAPKPAAKPTPKPAVAVKPAATPASSQPEPKPVVATAAPATSTTVATKPEDKPEPKPEPKPAAKPAATPVAAKPATKPAAKPAATATKPGKPSAPDWRNYGPLQVDWANWQPMGGSYVAPSLNSDGQPLYLAINCNAKRLNATGQSGSWKTWDAPQSDFEHKLINDLCTAKGG is encoded by the coding sequence ATGCGCCGCCGCTCCGCTGCTGCACTCGCCCTGGCCCTGTTGCTGCCCCTGCCGGGCCTGGCCGGAGAGGTCGTGGTGAAGCCCGGCGAAACCCTCTCGGAGATTGCCGAGCGCTACGGCACCAGCGTCCAGCGCCTGATGCAGCTCAACAACCTCCGCAGCCCGCAGGATCTCTGGGCCGGCAGCCGCATCCAGGTACCCGGCGCCGGCGGCGCCAGCACTAGCGGAGGCGGAAGCGGCAACTACACCGTGAAACCGGGCGAAACCCTCTCGGAGATCGCCGAGCGCTACGGCACCAGCGTGCAGCGACTAATGCAGCTCAACAACCTGCGCAGCCCTCAGGATCTCTGGGCCGGCAGCCGCATCCAGGTGCCCGGCGCCGGCGGCGCCAGCAGCGGGGGAACACGCACCACCACGGTGAAGGCCAATTACACCGTGAAGCCAGGCGAAACCCTCTCGGAGCTGGCGGAGCGCTACGGCACGAGCGTGCAACGGCTGATGGAGCTCAACAACCTGCGTAGCCCGCAGGATCTGTGGGCCGGCAGCCGCATCCAGGTGCCCGTGACCCGCACCACCGCCGCAGCGGCACCGAAGCCGGCCGTGAACAAAAACGCCACCCAGCACAAGGTTCAGAGCGGCGAAAGCCTCTCGGTGATCGCCAATCGCTATGGCGTGTCGCTGCAGAATCTGATCGCCATCAACGGCATCAGCGACCCCAACCAGGTGGTGGTGGGCCAGACCATCAAGCTGCGCGGCACCCCGAAACCCGCTCCCAAACCGGCCGCGAAACCCGTAGCGGCCAAGCCGGCACCCAAGCCAGCTGCCAAACCCACCCCGAAACCAGCGGTAGCCGTCAAGCCCGCCGCCACTCCGGCTTCCAGCCAACCGGAGCCGAAGCCCGTCGTGGCTACCGCAGCGCCGGCGACCAGCACCACCGTGGCGACCAAGCCTGAAGACAAGCCGGAGCCCAAGCCCGAACCAAAGCCCGCGGCAAAACCCGCCGCCACCCCCGTGGCCGCCAAGCCAGCGACCAAACCAGCAGCTAAGCCTGCCGCCACGGCGACCAAGCCCGGTAAGCCCTCAGCACCGGATTGGCGCAACTACGGCCCTCTGCAGGTGGACTGGGCCAACTGGCAGCCCATGGGCGGCAGCTATGTGGCCCCCAGCCTGAACAGCGACGGCCAGCCCCTTTACCTGGCGATCAACTGCAATGCCAAGCGGCTCAATGCCACGGGGCAATCGGGGAGCTGGAAAACCTGGGATGCCCCCCAGAGCGATTTCGAGCACAAGTTGATCAACGACCTCTGCACCGCCAAAGGCGGCTGA
- a CDS encoding ATP-dependent DNA helicase RecQ produces MADPLEQALQEHFGWSSFRPGQRPVVEAMLSGRDCLAVLPTGAGKSLCYQLPALVRGGLVLVISPLVALMEDQVQHLQRRGIPAACLHRGLDPARRRDLIERVRSNRLRLIYLAPERLQVEATRQLLEDIHEQGQLVGVAIDEAHCISAWGHDFRPDYRRLGQLRRLCPGVPLVALSATAAPRVRADLIRMLELRRPLIQVRSARRDNLAYGMRRRPADPMPQVLEALADARGAKLIYARTRRSVESWARRLCDAGVEAIAYHAGMDPESRALALTHFQEHAAPVLVATVAFGMGVDRPDVGLVLHLDLPATPEGYLQESGRAGRDGLPARCLVLFDPDDRTSLGWAIRASAESVSDPQERQRVELAQQQLRRMEAVAEGPTCREQALLLAVGELVPPCGRCDRCMERPALSDWSEQASEVLGLLEQRGGVDLRSLGDDLAQAEGEEVDRWRWLARRLVQEDLIAESDDGSQRLWLRPAGRRFLRQPWPLRLAA; encoded by the coding sequence ATGGCGGATCCGCTGGAGCAGGCACTCCAAGAGCATTTCGGTTGGTCGAGCTTCCGTCCGGGGCAGCGGCCGGTGGTGGAGGCGATGCTCTCCGGCCGCGACTGTCTGGCGGTGCTGCCCACCGGCGCTGGCAAATCGCTCTGCTATCAGCTCCCCGCCCTGGTGCGCGGGGGGCTGGTGCTGGTGATCTCTCCGCTGGTGGCCCTGATGGAAGACCAGGTGCAGCACCTGCAGCGGCGGGGCATCCCGGCGGCTTGCCTGCATCGGGGGCTCGATCCGGCGCGCCGCCGCGATCTGATCGAACGGGTGCGCAGCAACCGCTTGCGGCTGATTTATCTGGCGCCTGAGCGCCTCCAGGTGGAGGCCACGCGTCAACTGCTGGAAGACATCCATGAGCAGGGGCAACTGGTGGGGGTGGCCATCGATGAGGCCCACTGCATCAGCGCCTGGGGCCATGATTTCCGCCCTGATTACCGCCGGCTCGGCCAGCTGCGGCGGCTGTGCCCGGGTGTGCCGCTGGTGGCCCTCAGTGCCACGGCGGCGCCACGGGTGCGGGCCGATCTGATTCGCATGCTGGAGCTGCGGCGGCCGCTCATCCAGGTGCGCTCCGCCCGCCGCGACAACCTGGCCTATGGGATGCGGCGGCGGCCGGCCGATCCGATGCCCCAGGTGCTGGAGGCTCTGGCGGACGCCCGTGGCGCCAAATTGATCTATGCGCGCACGCGCCGCTCGGTGGAAAGCTGGGCGCGGCGCCTTTGCGATGCGGGTGTGGAGGCGATCGCTTATCACGCCGGGATGGATCCCGAGAGCAGGGCTCTGGCCCTCACCCACTTCCAGGAGCATGCGGCGCCGGTGTTGGTGGCCACGGTGGCCTTCGGCATGGGGGTGGACCGGCCGGATGTGGGCCTCGTGCTGCATCTCGATCTGCCGGCAACCCCTGAGGGGTATCTCCAGGAATCCGGCCGCGCCGGTCGCGATGGCCTGCCGGCACGTTGTTTGGTGCTCTTTGATCCCGACGACCGCACCAGCCTGGGCTGGGCCATTCGCGCGTCGGCGGAATCGGTGAGCGATCCCCAGGAGCGTCAGCGGGTGGAGCTGGCCCAGCAGCAGTTGCGCCGCATGGAAGCGGTGGCGGAAGGTCCCACCTGCCGGGAGCAGGCGTTGTTGCTGGCGGTGGGTGAGCTGGTGCCCCCCTGCGGGCGCTGTGATCGCTGCATGGAACGCCCTGCCCTCAGCGACTGGTCGGAGCAGGCCTCTGAGGTGCTGGGCCTGCTGGAGCAGCGGGGCGGCGTGGATCTGCGCAGCCTCGGCGACGACCTGGCTCAGGCCGAAGGTGAGGAGGTGGATCGTTGGCGTTGGTTGGCGCGGCGCCTCGTGCAGGAGGACTTGATCGCCGAAAGCGATGACGGCAGCCAGCGCCTCTGGCTGCGTCCGGCGGGCCGCCGCTTCCTGCGGCAGCCTTGGCCCCTCAGGCTGGCGGCCTGA
- a CDS encoding ATP-binding protein, with the protein MAARFQIPRPKRLANRLAVVSALQLLLVTGGFSLLSYSLGRRSGLELSEGYRQNASVVDLSIRLSSKLNYPIWINALNLNWLKADPARQRNVAAISERFWTQMQVFPVDYINIGLADGAFVGLERTDEGELLLNEDTPRSGRGSMAVYAMSAEGRRGALLERIPEMSPTHEEAWYVDTAKAGKPSWSSIYAWEDQPEVFSISYNAPLFGPDRSLQGVVGVDMVLSQLSTWLQGVWKNREGMALIVEPNGDLVASSMPELTLTKQGGNVERANLRELSTPLIRALSQAFQAAARQPDQPSPALRARINGQVFTVQASPWGQAEGLNWTLLTALAASPSNAAAERSSTLALVAAAAALTGAVVLIGRQIRALLEPLAQLESASRELSSALSAPSATAAPNLHFQSGLSSASGEELIALDDAISELVERYNALTANLQEAQERERFRDAQTLALLKDKLRSSLQAAAVAHEINQPLSVLLLNSQLLLERSQQLGSPELPESWQAQLHSIRQEADRVVLTIEKMRALLRNVQTEHQRLDLREVAQSALLYARSGGPLSRLTVDSTELDQQREAAWVDGDAVQIQIAIVNLLRNAAEALSNHSTNAPWIGISLQREGEHWCLSVSDNGPGLPPQALDSTPLQTTKATGSGLGLFVVRTTMDNHHGELRCASSPQGGASLALLFPAQAAPLPTTGD; encoded by the coding sequence ATGGCGGCACGCTTTCAGATCCCGCGACCCAAGCGGCTCGCCAACCGCCTGGCGGTGGTGAGTGCGCTGCAACTGCTGCTGGTGACCGGCGGCTTCAGCCTGCTGAGCTACAGCCTCGGCCGGCGCAGCGGCCTGGAACTCAGCGAGGGCTACCGCCAGAACGCTTCGGTGGTGGATCTCTCGATCCGGCTCTCCAGCAAGCTCAACTACCCGATCTGGATCAACGCGCTCAACCTCAATTGGCTGAAGGCCGACCCGGCTCGGCAGCGGAACGTGGCGGCCATCAGCGAGCGCTTCTGGACGCAGATGCAGGTGTTCCCTGTGGACTACATCAACATCGGCCTGGCCGATGGCGCCTTTGTGGGCCTGGAGCGCACGGACGAGGGCGAGCTGCTGCTCAACGAAGACACCCCCCGCAGCGGGAGAGGCTCCATGGCGGTGTACGCGATGAGTGCCGAAGGCCGGCGCGGTGCGCTGCTGGAGCGGATCCCGGAGATGAGCCCCACCCATGAGGAGGCCTGGTATGTCGACACCGCCAAAGCCGGCAAGCCCAGCTGGAGCTCCATCTATGCCTGGGAGGACCAGCCTGAGGTGTTCTCCATTTCTTACAACGCCCCGCTGTTCGGCCCGGATCGCAGCCTGCAGGGCGTGGTGGGTGTGGACATGGTGCTCAGCCAGCTGAGCACCTGGCTGCAGGGGGTCTGGAAAAACCGCGAGGGGATGGCCTTGATCGTGGAGCCCAATGGGGATCTGGTGGCCTCCTCCATGCCGGAGCTCACCCTCACGAAGCAGGGCGGCAACGTGGAACGCGCCAACCTGCGCGAGCTCTCCACCCCCCTGATCCGCGCCCTCAGCCAGGCGTTCCAGGCCGCAGCGCGTCAGCCCGATCAGCCCAGCCCTGCGCTGCGCGCGCGCATCAACGGCCAGGTCTTCACAGTGCAGGCCAGCCCCTGGGGCCAGGCAGAAGGGCTGAACTGGACGCTGCTCACGGCCCTGGCGGCCAGTCCCAGCAACGCCGCCGCCGAACGCAGCAGCACGCTGGCCCTGGTGGCGGCGGCGGCGGCCCTCACCGGGGCCGTGGTGCTAATCGGCCGGCAGATCAGGGCCCTGCTCGAACCCCTCGCGCAACTGGAATCCGCCTCCCGCGAGCTGAGCAGCGCCCTGAGCGCACCCAGTGCTACCGCTGCCCCCAACCTGCACTTTCAGAGCGGCCTCTCCAGCGCCTCAGGGGAGGAGCTGATCGCCCTGGATGACGCCATCAGCGAGCTGGTGGAGCGCTACAACGCCCTCACCGCCAACCTGCAGGAAGCCCAGGAGCGCGAGCGCTTCCGCGATGCCCAGACCCTGGCCCTGCTCAAAGACAAGCTGCGCAGCAGTCTGCAGGCCGCGGCGGTGGCCCACGAGATCAACCAACCCCTGAGCGTGCTGCTGCTCAACAGCCAACTGCTGCTGGAGCGGAGCCAACAGCTCGGCAGCCCGGAGCTACCGGAGAGCTGGCAAGCCCAGCTCCACAGCATCCGCCAGGAAGCCGATCGGGTGGTGCTCACCATTGAAAAGATGCGCGCGTTGCTGCGCAACGTGCAAACCGAGCACCAGCGCCTCGACCTACGAGAGGTCGCCCAGAGCGCTCTGCTTTATGCCCGCTCCGGCGGCCCCCTCAGCCGCCTCACGGTGGACAGCACGGAGCTCGATCAACAGCGGGAGGCCGCCTGGGTGGATGGGGATGCCGTGCAGATCCAGATTGCGATCGTGAACCTGCTGCGCAACGCCGCCGAGGCCCTGAGCAACCACAGCACAAACGCACCCTGGATCGGCATCAGCCTCCAGCGCGAGGGCGAACATTGGTGCCTCTCGGTGAGCGACAACGGCCCCGGGCTGCCGCCTCAAGCCCTCGACAGCACGCCCCTCCAGACCACCAAAGCCACCGGCAGTGGCCTGGGGCTCTTCGTGGTGCGCACCACCATGGACAACCACCACGGCGAGCTGCGCTGCGCCTCCAGCCCCCAGGGTGGTGCCAGCCTGGCGCTGCTGTTTCCCGCCCAGGCCGCGCCCCTACCCACCACTGGGGATTGA
- a CDS encoding tRNA-(ms[2]io[6]A)-hydroxylase — translation MTALLENPTARVKWLAAPSSTRWLEQANARPELVLIDHAHCERKAAGVALQLMFRYPSDEGLGALLSPLAREELEHFELVLQLLQRRGQALRPLQAPGYGATLTAAVRKGESARMLDSFLVAGLIEARSHERMALLAAHSPDAELRALYGELLASEARHFGLYWCLCEERFGREATAARLQELAAVEVEALTGVLDSEDQVRMHSVGVEPGA, via the coding sequence ATGACGGCGCTGCTCGAGAACCCCACAGCCCGGGTGAAGTGGCTGGCGGCCCCCAGCAGCACCCGCTGGCTGGAGCAGGCCAACGCCCGGCCCGAGCTGGTGCTGATCGATCACGCCCATTGCGAGCGCAAGGCGGCTGGCGTGGCGCTGCAGCTGATGTTCCGCTACCCCTCCGATGAGGGGCTGGGGGCGCTGCTGAGCCCGCTGGCGCGGGAGGAGCTGGAGCACTTCGAGCTGGTGCTGCAGCTGCTGCAGCGGCGTGGCCAGGCGCTGCGCCCGCTCCAGGCGCCGGGCTACGGCGCCACCCTCACCGCAGCGGTGCGCAAGGGCGAATCAGCACGGATGCTCGATTCCTTTCTGGTGGCGGGCCTGATTGAGGCGCGCAGCCATGAGCGCATGGCCCTGTTGGCGGCCCACAGTCCCGATGCTGAGTTGCGGGCGCTCTATGGCGAGCTGCTGGCCAGCGAAGCCCGGCACTTCGGTCTCTACTGGTGCCTGTGCGAAGAGCGCTTCGGTCGTGAGGCCACCGCGGCTCGGCTCCAGGAGTTGGCGGCGGTGGAGGTGGAGGCTTTGACAGGGGTCTTGGACTCTGAGGACCAGGTTCGGATGCACTCGGTCGGGGTGGAGCCGGGCGCTTAG